CCACGTTGCTCAACCTTCTCGGCGCCTTAGACAAACCCACTTCAGGCAAGATCATCATCGACGGCGTTGACATAACCGCCTTAGGGGAGAGAAGCTTGGCGAGGTTTCGAAACAGAAAGGTGGGTTTTGTCTTCCAATCCTACAACTTGATCAGCAGAACCACCGCGTTAAAGAACGTGGAGTTGCCCGCCATCATGCTGGGTATGCCTGAGAAAAAGAGGAGGAGAAAGGCCCTGGAGCTGTTGGAGCTCGTTGGCTTAGGTGGGATGGCTGACCGGAAGCCGTCGGAGCTGAGCGGAGGAGAGCAACAGAGGGTAGCCATAGCTAGGGCTTTGATGAACGACCCATCCATCATCTTGGCTGACGAGCCTACAGGGAACTTGGACTCGAAAACCGGAAGCGAGATAGACGCGCTAATGCATAGAATAAACAGGGAGAGAGGAGCGACCATCGTCATGGTTACGCATAACATGGACCTCGCCGATGACACTGACAGGATCATACATTTAAGGGACGGCGTTGTGGAAAAGGTTACAGAAGGGATTCGATGATGCGCTCCGTGAACCGGTCCTTACTCTACGCCTCCCTATTTATGCTAGTTTTGTCGCTTCCCGTCTTCGTCTATTCGACATGGGGTCAGCTGGCTCAAACCTCCTCTCAGATTTCCCATCTGAAGGTTGAAGCGTCTCCGTTAAAGCTGAACGCAGGTCACAACACCTCCGTAATCTTCCTCATCACCAATAACTTTGAACCGATTTACGACCTAGACGTAACCGTCCAGTTCCCCTCCAGCCAGCTGACTGCCCCGCCCATCATATTGGGCTCAAAC
This genomic stretch from Candidatus Bathyarchaeia archaeon harbors:
- a CDS encoding ABC transporter ATP-binding protein gives rise to the protein MGENLIEIYGLTKTYVMGKVRVAALRGVELKVKRGEYVSIVGPSGCGKSTLLNLLGALDKPTSGKIIIDGVDITALGERSLARFRNRKVGFVFQSYNLISRTTALKNVELPAIMLGMPEKKRRRKALELLELVGLGGMADRKPSELSGGEQQRVAIARALMNDPSIILADEPTGNLDSKTGSEIDALMHRINRERGATIVMVTHNMDLADDTDRIIHLRDGVVEKVTEGIR